A stretch of Thermodesulforhabdus norvegica DNA encodes these proteins:
- a CDS encoding hydrogenase iron-sulfur subunit has product MSAFEPKIVAFCCANCASAAAQVADKAGWQLPPNVRVVQLLCTGRLDSLHILKALENGADGVYVAGCQPDSCQFKHGVEKAEKKVKYVQKILEDIGLEPERVALFNVGAGKANRFVEIAREMVEKIKSLGPSPLKG; this is encoded by the coding sequence ATGAGCGCTTTTGAACCCAAAATAGTTGCCTTTTGTTGTGCCAATTGTGCGTCGGCGGCCGCTCAGGTGGCCGACAAGGCGGGATGGCAGCTTCCTCCCAACGTCAGGGTGGTTCAGCTTTTGTGTACAGGACGTCTCGACAGCCTGCACATTCTGAAGGCTCTCGAAAACGGAGCCGACGGAGTTTATGTGGCGGGGTGTCAGCCCGACAGTTGCCAGTTCAAGCACGGCGTTGAGAAAGCCGAGAAAAAGGTCAAATACGTTCAGAAGATTCTCGAGGATATCGGCCTGGAGCCCGAACGGGTGGCACTGTTCAATGTGGGGGCAGGAAAGGCCAACAGGTTTGTTGAGATTGCCCGGGAGATGGTTGAAAAGATAAAGTCCCTGGGTCCAAGTCCTCTGAAAGGTTGA